A DNA window from Streptomyces sp. 71268 contains the following coding sequences:
- a CDS encoding putative baseplate assembly protein: MALPSPNLDDRRFQQLVDEAKRYVQQRAPEWTDHNVSDPGVTLIETFAYLVDLTLYRLNRVPEKNYLAFLDLLDIRLFPPGAASAEVDFWLSAPQPEAVVLAAGTEVTTAAGETEEAVVFATTEELRIVPSELTRLVGAPRTGEQADLTGALAEERDVPCFQATPEPGDALLFGLPTAVPRCVVAVRLDSRVEGVGVDPRQPPLVWEAWDGGRWQRCETGTDTTGGLNRPGEVIVYVPAAHTASVIGGTRGGWLRCRVVEPEPGQPFYSVSPTVREAAVFTVGGTMTVEHAETVTDAALGISEGVAGQSFRLDRPPVLLDGPPPVVEVSTADGWQRWEVVDDFGRSGPADRHVRVDATRGEFAFGPVLRERDGTLRAYGAVPPKGAHVRVARYRTGGGPEGNAPRGAINVLRSSVPYVTQVDNREAARGGVAGESVANARLRAPQALRTQGRAVTAEDHEIIARQAAPSLRRVRCLPAADSPGAVRVLLVPDAVADEGDRLRFEQLIPSDQVLASVTRALDERRLIGTRLVVEPPVYQGVTVVARLSARAGEEPDQVRDAALAALFRYLNPLRGGPEGGGWPFGRPVQYGEVFGVLQGAVGDALVEEIRMFAADPITGRRGAPVDRIDIGPGALVFSYRHQVIVGPAAPEGPA; the protein is encoded by the coding sequence ATGGCCCTGCCTTCCCCCAACCTCGACGACCGGCGCTTCCAGCAGCTCGTCGACGAGGCCAAGCGGTACGTCCAGCAGCGCGCGCCGGAGTGGACCGACCACAACGTCTCCGATCCCGGCGTCACGTTGATCGAGACCTTCGCCTACCTCGTGGACCTGACGCTCTACCGGCTGAACCGGGTGCCGGAGAAGAACTACCTGGCCTTCCTCGACCTGTTGGACATCCGACTGTTCCCGCCCGGAGCCGCGAGCGCCGAGGTTGACTTCTGGCTGTCGGCGCCGCAGCCCGAGGCGGTGGTGCTCGCCGCCGGCACCGAGGTGACGACCGCGGCCGGCGAGACGGAGGAGGCCGTGGTGTTCGCCACCACGGAGGAACTGCGCATCGTCCCGAGCGAGTTGACGCGCCTGGTGGGCGCGCCGCGCACGGGGGAACAGGCGGACCTGACCGGCGCGCTCGCCGAGGAGCGGGACGTGCCCTGCTTCCAGGCCACGCCCGAGCCGGGTGACGCCCTGTTGTTCGGCCTGCCGACGGCCGTTCCGCGCTGTGTGGTGGCCGTGCGGCTGGACAGCCGTGTCGAGGGCGTCGGGGTCGACCCGCGCCAACCTCCGCTGGTGTGGGAGGCGTGGGACGGCGGACGCTGGCAGCGCTGCGAGACCGGCACCGACACCACCGGTGGCCTGAACCGGCCGGGCGAGGTCATCGTGTACGTGCCGGCCGCGCACACCGCCTCGGTGATCGGCGGTACCCGGGGCGGGTGGCTGCGCTGCCGGGTCGTGGAACCCGAGCCCGGGCAGCCCTTCTACTCGGTCTCGCCCACCGTGCGCGAGGCGGCCGTGTTCACCGTCGGCGGCACCATGACGGTCGAGCACGCCGAGACGGTGACCGACGCGGCCCTCGGCATCTCGGAGGGGGTCGCGGGACAGAGCTTCCGCCTCGACCGCCCGCCCGTCCTGCTCGACGGGCCACCCCCGGTGGTGGAGGTCTCCACGGCCGACGGCTGGCAGCGCTGGGAGGTGGTCGACGACTTCGGCCGCTCGGGGCCCGCGGACCGACACGTACGCGTGGACGCCACGCGCGGGGAGTTCGCCTTCGGCCCGGTGCTGCGCGAGCGGGACGGCACGCTGCGCGCGTACGGCGCCGTGCCGCCCAAGGGAGCGCACGTGCGCGTGGCCCGCTACCGCACCGGCGGCGGCCCGGAGGGCAACGCGCCCCGGGGGGCCATCAACGTGCTGCGCAGCTCCGTTCCGTACGTGACGCAGGTCGACAACCGCGAGGCGGCGCGCGGCGGGGTCGCCGGGGAGAGCGTGGCCAACGCCCGGCTGCGCGCCCCGCAGGCGCTGCGGACGCAGGGGCGGGCGGTGACGGCGGAGGACCACGAGATCATCGCCCGCCAGGCGGCCCCCTCCCTGCGCCGCGTCCGGTGCCTGCCGGCGGCGGACTCGCCGGGGGCGGTCCGGGTGTTGTTGGTGCCCGACGCGGTCGCCGACGAGGGGGACCGGCTCCGGTTCGAGCAGTTGATCCCGAGCGACCAGGTGCTCGCGTCCGTCACCAGGGCACTGGACGAGCGGCGCCTGATCGGTACCCGCCTCGTCGTCGAACCCCCCGTCTACCAGGGCGTCACCGTGGTGGCCCGGTTGTCCGCGCGCGCCGGTGAGGAGCCCGACCAGGTGCGCGACGCCGCGCTCGCCGCGCTGTTCCGCTACCTCAACCCGCTGCGCGGCGGGCCCGAGGGCGGCGGCTGGCCGTTCGGCCGGCCGGTGCAGTACGGCGAGGTGTTCGGCGTGCTGCAGGGCGCGGTGGGGGACGCGCTGGTAGAGGAGATCCGCATGTTCGCCGCGGACCCGATCACCGGGCGGCGCGGCGCGCCCGTCGACCGCATCGACATCGGACCGGGCGCCCTCGTCTTCTCCTACCGGCACCAGGTGATCGTGGGTCCCGCCGCGCCGGAGGGCCCGGCATGA
- a CDS encoding phage tail protein gives MTRAAVPGLPSRHPIGAQLPALYADDDLAQRFTAGLDTVLAPVFATLDNLHAYFDPRLTPADFLGWLASWVGGIDDANWPLALRREAATRAVELHRGRGTRRGLTEALRLVLGVGSDVVGDGGAVWSRTAGSALPPPPDPEIVVRVWPRGAAAVQAEQVHEIVRALVPVHTAYRVEVLAGPPSDEGGAT, from the coding sequence ATGACCCGCGCCGCCGTGCCCGGCCTGCCCAGCCGGCACCCCATCGGAGCCCAACTGCCCGCCCTGTACGCCGACGACGACCTGGCCCAGCGGTTCACCGCCGGTCTCGACACCGTCCTGGCCCCCGTCTTCGCCACCCTCGACAACCTGCACGCCTACTTCGACCCGAGGCTGACCCCGGCCGACTTCCTGGGCTGGCTCGCGTCCTGGGTCGGCGGGATCGACGACGCGAACTGGCCGCTCGCGTTGCGCCGCGAGGCCGCGACGCGCGCCGTGGAACTGCACCGCGGCCGCGGCACGCGGCGCGGGCTGACCGAGGCCCTACGCCTGGTGCTCGGGGTCGGGTCGGACGTCGTGGGGGACGGCGGGGCGGTCTGGTCGCGCACGGCGGGCTCCGCGCTGCCTCCGCCGCCGGACCCCGAGATCGTGGTCCGGGTCTGGCCCCGGGGAGCGGCGGCGGTCCAGGCGGAGCAGGTCCACGAGATCGTGCGGGCCCTGGTCCCCGTGCACACGGCGTACCGCGTGGAGGTCCTGGCCGGGCCGCCGTCGGACGAAGGAGGGGCAACGTGA
- a CDS encoding zinc ribbon domain-containing protein, with protein sequence MTRACPACGAANEETDDFCGNCGGYLGWSTPRGASSGAGSAPDDAPRQTADAPGEAGGAASPGPQHRAPATDAGPNVAAPTAAARPAATPEPAAPAASAAVPEARATRPPETRPPETGTARAPAATDGDTPGGPAPSWPAPSRSEAPPTTPAARSAPAPEPARPGPASAPPQDDAPRPVKPAKAVAPRPTVRPVTTDDTTTGIPCPTCRAANPPHRRFCRRCAAPLTSVAARDPLPWWRTLWPLRRRTRASSGRLVRLFVILTVVAALCVGGYLLLPTARHLFEDTRDKLKKPKAVTPTRTSASAQVAGHPGGNTTDGFRNRYWGAPAPGATVTYDFAKPFRLVQLIVTNGASVAQKEYARQGRALRVDMEVVAKDGQTTRRKLDLTDKAGPQTFHVGVSNATSIRLTLASPTGLAGGRHLALAEVEFFRRP encoded by the coding sequence GTGACACGCGCGTGTCCGGCCTGCGGGGCCGCCAACGAGGAGACCGACGACTTCTGCGGGAACTGCGGCGGCTACCTGGGCTGGTCCACGCCCCGGGGCGCTTCGTCGGGCGCGGGGAGCGCGCCGGACGACGCGCCCCGGCAAACGGCCGACGCCCCCGGAGAGGCGGGCGGCGCGGCCTCCCCCGGCCCCCAGCACCGTGCCCCGGCCACGGACGCGGGCCCGAACGTCGCCGCCCCCACCGCCGCCGCCCGGCCCGCGGCGACACCGGAGCCCGCGGCGCCCGCCGCCTCGGCAGCGGTCCCCGAGGCACGGGCCACCAGGCCGCCGGAGACCAGGCCGCCGGAGACCGGAACCGCGCGGGCGCCGGCGGCCACGGACGGCGACACCCCAGGCGGCCCAGCGCCGTCGTGGCCAGCCCCGTCGCGCTCGGAGGCCCCACCCACCACACCCGCGGCGCGCTCGGCCCCGGCGCCCGAACCGGCCCGGCCCGGCCCGGCGAGCGCCCCACCGCAGGACGACGCTCCCCGGCCGGTCAAGCCCGCGAAGGCGGTCGCACCGCGCCCCACCGTGCGGCCGGTCACGACGGACGACACCACGACCGGCATCCCCTGCCCCACCTGCCGAGCGGCCAACCCGCCGCACCGCCGGTTCTGCCGCCGCTGCGCGGCACCGCTCACCTCGGTCGCCGCGCGGGACCCGCTGCCGTGGTGGCGGACCCTGTGGCCGCTGCGCCGTCGCACCAGGGCGAGTTCGGGCCGGCTGGTGCGGCTGTTCGTGATCCTCACCGTGGTCGCGGCGCTGTGCGTCGGCGGCTATCTGCTGCTCCCCACCGCACGGCACCTCTTCGAGGACACCCGCGACAAGCTGAAGAAGCCCAAGGCGGTGACGCCGACGCGCACGTCGGCGTCCGCGCAGGTGGCGGGCCACCCAGGGGGCAACACGACGGACGGGTTCCGTAACCGCTACTGGGGCGCGCCCGCGCCCGGCGCCACCGTGACGTACGACTTCGCCAAGCCGTTCCGCCTGGTGCAACTGATCGTCACCAACGGCGCATCGGTCGCCCAGAAGGAGTACGCCCGTCAGGGGCGGGCCCTGCGCGTGGACATGGAGGTGGTGGCGAAGGACGGTCAGACCACCCGCAGGAAGCTCGACCTGACCGACAAGGCGGGACCGCAGACGTTCCACGTCGGAGTCAGCAACGCGACGAGCATCCGCCTCACGCTCGCCTCCCCGACCGGACTGGCCGGTGGCCGCCATCTGGCCCTGGCGGAGGTGGAGTTCTTCCGGCGCCCGTGA
- a CDS encoding phytase — MAQTRAAHSRLGRLALTAALVALAATVSAPGAHAAGLPSVVPVAETPALHDDEAGGNADADDPAIWRNAAGPDRSLVIATAKEGGLRVYDLDAREVQSVPAPTPPGPDDAPGRFNNVDLVHGLRLSTGRADLAVTSDRGNDRLRVYRVDPRHAGGPLVDVTDPKAPPVFSASQQEINEQRTTYGLATCPDPATGRGYALVSQRERTRIGLLELTANPDGTVGYRPVRTLDLPASFRLPNGTDWSPCAEPGELPQVEGMVVDPANGTLYAGQEDVGIWRLRADLTGTPHLVDKVREYGVLGTYDEESEECVAGADPGYGGERLAADVEGLTLLREADGDGYLLASSQGDDTFAAYDRELSDRNEYEGGFRVGAASATLDGSQECDGAAVLNEPLGRRFPHGLLVVQDGHDTPGATERPSTNFKFVDLGRVLDALDD; from the coding sequence ATGGCTCAGACCCGCGCAGCCCACTCACGCCTTGGCCGACTCGCCCTCACCGCCGCCCTCGTGGCGCTCGCCGCGACCGTGTCCGCCCCGGGCGCCCACGCTGCCGGGCTCCCCTCGGTCGTCCCGGTCGCGGAGACCCCCGCGCTCCACGACGACGAGGCGGGCGGCAACGCCGACGCCGACGACCCGGCCATCTGGCGCAACGCCGCCGGCCCGGACCGCAGCCTGGTCATCGCCACCGCGAAGGAGGGCGGGCTGCGCGTGTACGACCTGGACGCGCGCGAGGTGCAGTCCGTGCCGGCGCCCACGCCGCCCGGCCCGGACGACGCCCCCGGCCGGTTCAACAACGTCGACCTCGTGCACGGCCTGCGGCTGTCGACCGGCCGCGCGGACCTGGCCGTCACCAGCGACCGGGGCAACGACCGGCTGCGGGTCTACCGCGTCGACCCGCGCCACGCCGGTGGCCCGCTGGTCGACGTGACCGACCCGAAGGCGCCGCCCGTCTTCTCCGCCTCCCAGCAGGAGATCAACGAGCAGCGCACCACCTACGGCCTCGCGACATGTCCCGACCCCGCCACCGGCCGCGGCTACGCACTGGTCAGCCAGCGCGAGCGGACCCGCATCGGACTCCTCGAACTGACCGCTAACCCCGACGGCACGGTCGGCTATCGCCCGGTGCGCACGCTCGACCTGCCGGCCAGCTTCCGGCTGCCGAACGGCACCGACTGGTCCCCGTGCGCCGAGCCGGGCGAACTGCCGCAGGTCGAGGGCATGGTCGTGGACCCGGCCAACGGCACGCTGTATGCCGGGCAGGAGGACGTCGGCATCTGGCGGCTGCGCGCCGACCTGACCGGCACGCCGCACCTGGTGGACAAGGTGCGCGAGTACGGCGTACTCGGCACGTACGACGAGGAGAGCGAGGAGTGCGTGGCGGGCGCCGACCCCGGTTACGGCGGTGAGCGCCTGGCGGCCGACGTCGAGGGCCTGACGTTGCTGCGTGAGGCGGACGGCGACGGCTACCTGCTGGCCTCCAGCCAGGGCGACGACACCTTCGCCGCCTACGACCGCGAACTGTCCGACCGCAACGAGTACGAGGGCGGCTTCCGCGTCGGCGCGGCCTCCGCCACGCTGGACGGTTCGCAGGAGTGCGACGGTGCGGCGGTGCTCAACGAACCGCTGGGCCGCCGGTTCCCGCACGGCCTGCTCGTCGTCCAGGACGGCCACGACACGCCGGGTGCTACTGAACGCCCCTCCACCAACTTCAAGTTCGTGGACCTGGGCCGGGTGCTCGACGCGCTCGACGACTGA
- a CDS encoding MerR family transcriptional regulator has product MRIGELSTRTRTPMRLLRYYEEQELIEANRLPNGYRDYEEYVVDRVLQVRGLLDAGLPTRIIKQILPCLNTPRTIHMPYVTPDMVATLERERDRMAEKIECLTKNHQAITDYLDAARRNIRAS; this is encoded by the coding sequence ATGCGGATCGGTGAGCTGTCGACGCGCACCCGGACTCCGATGAGGTTGCTGCGCTACTACGAGGAGCAGGAACTGATCGAGGCGAATCGACTGCCCAACGGATACCGGGACTACGAGGAGTACGTCGTCGACCGGGTTCTCCAGGTACGGGGCCTGCTCGATGCCGGGCTACCCACACGGATCATCAAGCAGATCCTGCCCTGCCTGAACACCCCCCGCACGATCCACATGCCCTACGTCACGCCAGACATGGTCGCAACGCTCGAACGTGAACGCGATCGCATGGCCGAGAAAATCGAATGTCTCACCAAGAACCACCAAGCCATCACCGACTACCTCGACGCCGCGCGCCGCAATATCCGAGCTTCCTAA
- a CDS encoding MFS transporter, producing MATTGFITLLTETMPAGVLPEMSRDLGVSESTAGQSVTVFAIGAILAAIPLTKATIGWPRRHLLLVAIAGLVIANTVTALSDNFAFTLVARCLGGIVGGLLWALLAGYAVRMVPSHQRGKAMAIAMGGAIVALSVGVPAAAFLAKLVEWRYAFGIMTVLTLALIVWVIAAVPNFPGQPKGSRLPLTRTLRIPGVAPVLFVTLTFVLAHSLLYTYIASFLKPLDMAGQVDAVLLTFGLVSLVSIWIAGALVHRRLRLLMIIACVLFATCALLLGVFSGVPALVYASAELWGLAFGGTSTLLQTAVAEAAGDAGDVAQALLTTGWNVGIAGGGIIGGLVLSGWDASWLSWVALALLVPALATVLAAHQYGFTRGELGSR from the coding sequence TTGGCCACCACCGGGTTCATCACGCTCCTGACCGAGACGATGCCCGCCGGGGTGCTCCCCGAGATGAGTCGAGACCTGGGTGTCAGCGAGAGCACCGCCGGGCAGAGCGTGACCGTTTTCGCGATCGGGGCGATCCTTGCCGCGATCCCGCTCACCAAGGCGACGATCGGCTGGCCGCGCCGACACCTGCTGCTGGTGGCGATCGCGGGACTCGTGATCGCCAACACCGTCACCGCGCTTTCCGATAACTTCGCATTCACGCTAGTCGCCCGGTGCCTCGGCGGCATCGTCGGCGGATTGCTCTGGGCGCTGTTGGCCGGATACGCGGTACGGATGGTTCCCTCACATCAGCGCGGCAAGGCAATGGCGATCGCGATGGGGGGCGCAATCGTCGCCCTGTCCGTCGGAGTTCCTGCCGCGGCGTTTCTGGCCAAGCTCGTCGAGTGGCGATACGCGTTCGGGATCATGACCGTCCTCACGCTCGCGTTGATCGTGTGGGTCATCGCGGCGGTACCGAACTTCCCCGGACAACCCAAGGGCTCACGGCTCCCGCTCACCCGTACCCTTCGCATTCCCGGCGTAGCGCCCGTGCTCTTCGTGACCCTCACGTTCGTGCTCGCCCACAGCCTCCTCTACACCTACATCGCCTCGTTCCTCAAGCCGCTCGACATGGCAGGTCAAGTCGACGCCGTGCTGCTCACCTTCGGCCTGGTGTCGCTGGTAAGCATCTGGATCGCCGGAGCGCTCGTCCACCGGCGCCTGCGCCTCCTCATGATCATCGCGTGTGTGCTGTTCGCGACATGCGCGCTGCTGCTCGGCGTCTTCTCCGGCGTGCCCGCGCTCGTCTACGCCAGCGCGGAGCTCTGGGGGCTCGCGTTCGGCGGCACCTCCACCCTGTTGCAGACCGCGGTCGCCGAAGCAGCAGGCGACGCAGGCGATGTCGCCCAAGCACTCCTCACCACCGGATGGAACGTCGGAATCGCCGGTGGCGGCATCATCGGAGGCCTCGTCCTCAGCGGATGGGACGCGTCCTGGCTGAGTTGGGTCGCGCTCGCACTGCTCGTCCCCGCACTCGCCACTGTGCTCGCGGCACACCAATACGGGTTCACCAGGGGAGAACTCGGCAGCCGCTAG
- a CDS encoding nuclear transport factor 2 family protein, with amino-acid sequence MPSVPPEPTTPPVPPTPTTPTTPSGEAHSAARPGGAAADLAAVWAVFTDMYEAYLSGDRARIDIHLDPEATIWDSATPQLLLGKPDLDRIRAGRPTAEGDGGGPVEAGLTAYDQVIDVFGELAVCRHWVRVDYHDRPSALLRNTAVLRRADGRWLITHLHEDQQAAG; translated from the coding sequence ATGCCCTCCGTACCGCCCGAACCGACCACCCCGCCCGTACCACCCACGCCGACCACCCCGACCACGCCGTCCGGGGAAGCCCACAGCGCCGCGCGCCCTGGCGGTGCGGCCGCCGACCTCGCCGCCGTGTGGGCGGTGTTCACCGACATGTACGAGGCGTACCTGTCGGGCGACCGGGCCCGGATCGACATCCATCTCGACCCCGAGGCCACCATCTGGGACTCGGCCACACCGCAACTCCTGCTCGGCAAGCCGGATCTCGACCGCATACGCGCGGGGCGGCCCACCGCCGAGGGTGACGGTGGCGGCCCGGTCGAGGCCGGGCTGACCGCGTACGACCAGGTCATTGACGTCTTCGGGGAGTTGGCCGTGTGCCGGCACTGGGTGCGCGTCGACTACCACGACCGGCCGTCGGCGCTATTGCGCAACACCGCCGTGCTGCGGCGCGCCGACGGGCGCTGGCTCATCACGCACCTGCACGAGGACCAGCAGGCCGCCGGCTGA
- a CDS encoding hydantoinase/oxoprolinase family protein, with the protein MTRYRVSMDIGGTFTDVVTYDEETGRFAATKASTTPDDLSRGVLSGLASVVDSPGDISFMVHGTTQGLNAFLERRGVRVLLLATEGAEDTYHIARGPRTRLYDVHYRKPEPLVPRRDVVAIGGRLAQDGSQVRPLDEEAVRHAARRARREGHGAIAVAFLFSYKNPAHELRAREIVAEELGEDFTVSLSHEAAKEWREYERTSSAVIESYTGPVVRQYLSRLEEELRQGGLAVPLHVMQSSGGVLTAQSARRRPLQTLLSGPVGGAMSSHELARVTDRPNLIGVDMGGTSFDVSLIVDGEPDVAAEARLEGLPMLMSVVNIHTVGAGGGSVAYAEAGGLRVGPRSAGASPGPACYGRGGTEPTVTDANLVLGRVDPEGFAAGRMTLDQEAAVSAVDRLAGELGLGTTAMAEGICDVANSKMAQAIRTITVSRGIEPRDFSLVAFGGAGPMHAVFLARELGIAETIVPRFPGAFSAWGMLQTQIRKDFSEPYFFLDEDLASGDMAARLAAMEEEGLASLAGEGVVADQRTVQHAVDIRYAAQEYTLTVPLTDAAEPRREDFRAVMAERFAAMHHSRYGHANPGAPIEFVTLRSTALGDLGRAEPEPLEKADGPDFPHRTRPVVFGGRETESIVVHRDDLRAGHRFEGPAVIVEATATSVVPPGYDVSVDEIGSLIIRVKGK; encoded by the coding sequence ATGACCCGCTACCGCGTGTCCATGGACATCGGAGGAACGTTCACCGATGTCGTCACCTACGACGAGGAGACCGGCCGGTTCGCCGCGACCAAGGCGTCCACGACGCCGGACGACCTGAGCCGTGGCGTCCTGTCCGGGCTGGCGTCGGTCGTCGACTCCCCCGGCGACATCAGCTTCATGGTGCACGGCACCACCCAGGGGCTCAACGCCTTCCTGGAGCGGCGCGGCGTGCGCGTTCTGCTGCTCGCCACCGAGGGGGCCGAGGACACGTACCACATCGCCCGCGGCCCGCGGACGCGGTTGTACGACGTGCACTACCGCAAGCCGGAGCCGCTGGTCCCGCGTCGGGACGTGGTGGCGATCGGTGGGCGCCTCGCGCAGGACGGCTCGCAGGTGCGGCCGCTGGACGAGGAGGCCGTACGGCACGCCGCGCGTCGGGCGCGGCGCGAGGGACACGGCGCGATCGCCGTCGCCTTCCTGTTCAGCTACAAGAACCCGGCGCACGAGCTGCGGGCCCGGGAGATCGTCGCCGAGGAACTGGGCGAGGACTTCACGGTCTCGCTCTCGCACGAGGCGGCCAAGGAGTGGCGCGAGTACGAGCGCACCTCGTCCGCCGTGATCGAGAGCTACACCGGGCCCGTGGTCCGCCAGTACCTCAGCCGCCTGGAGGAGGAGCTGCGCCAAGGCGGGCTGGCCGTCCCGCTGCACGTCATGCAGTCCTCCGGCGGTGTGCTGACCGCACAGTCCGCGCGGCGGCGCCCGCTCCAGACGCTGCTGTCGGGCCCGGTCGGCGGGGCGATGAGCTCCCACGAACTGGCCCGGGTGACCGACCGGCCCAACCTCATCGGCGTCGACATGGGCGGCACCTCCTTCGACGTGTCGCTCATCGTGGACGGGGAGCCGGACGTCGCCGCCGAGGCCCGGCTCGAGGGCCTGCCGATGCTGATGAGCGTGGTCAACATTCACACCGTCGGGGCGGGCGGCGGGTCCGTCGCGTACGCCGAGGCGGGCGGGCTGCGGGTGGGCCCGCGCTCGGCGGGCGCGAGCCCGGGGCCCGCCTGCTACGGGCGGGGCGGCACCGAACCGACCGTCACCGACGCCAACCTGGTGCTCGGCCGGGTCGACCCGGAGGGCTTCGCCGCCGGCCGGATGACGCTGGACCAGGAGGCGGCGGTCAGCGCCGTCGACCGGCTCGCCGGCGAACTGGGCCTGGGCACCACCGCCATGGCCGAGGGCATCTGCGACGTCGCCAACTCCAAGATGGCGCAGGCCATCCGCACCATCACCGTCTCCCGTGGCATCGAGCCGCGCGACTTCAGCCTGGTCGCCTTCGGCGGCGCCGGCCCCATGCACGCGGTCTTCCTCGCCCGCGAACTGGGCATCGCCGAGACGATCGTGCCCCGGTTCCCCGGCGCGTTCTCGGCCTGGGGCATGCTCCAGACGCAGATCCGCAAGGACTTCTCGGAGCCGTACTTCTTCCTCGACGAGGACCTGGCCAGCGGCGACATGGCCGCCAGGCTCGCCGCGATGGAGGAGGAGGGCCTGGCCTCGCTGGCCGGTGAGGGTGTCGTCGCGGACCAGCGCACCGTCCAGCACGCCGTGGACATCCGCTACGCGGCCCAGGAGTACACCCTCACCGTGCCGCTCACCGACGCGGCCGAGCCCCGGCGGGAGGACTTCCGGGCGGTGATGGCCGAGCGCTTCGCCGCGATGCACCACAGCCGCTACGGGCACGCCAACCCCGGGGCGCCGATCGAGTTCGTCACCCTGCGCAGCACCGCCCTCGGCGACCTGGGCCGCGCTGAGCCCGAGCCGCTGGAGAAGGCCGACGGACCTGACTTCCCGCACCGCACCCGCCCGGTCGTCTTCGGCGGCCGGGAGACCGAGTCCATCGTCGTGCACCGCGACGACCTGCGGGCGGGGCACCGCTTCGAGGGGCCGGCGGTCATCGTCGAGGCCACCGCCACCAGCGTCGTGCCGCCCGGGTACGACGTGAGCGTGGACGAGATCGGCTCACTGATCATCCGAGTGAAGGGCAAGTGA